In Pseudomonadota bacterium, a single window of DNA contains:
- a CDS encoding acetyl-CoA acetyltransferase — protein MRLSPSLTPVLVGIGVTSRREDDWTAALEPMDLMLEAVQAAGIDAGSAELVAGTQYIGVPRGRWSYRNPAGELARAIGARHATTVLASVGVLQQSLIGEACARIARGEAHTTLLAGADAGYRLLRAQLVGTQATERSQDDAPDIYLAPKEELFHAVESQAGFEMPVGLYAILESAYRARHGWSVAAHRERVARMLAEFSAIAAANPHAWTRTVQSVEAIRDAGPRNPMQAFPYTRAHCSTWNVDQAAALLFCSEARALELGIPRARWIYPLASVESNHMMTVSARADLTRCIGARVAGAAALAAADLAIDDVPLLELYSCFPIAVETYAEALGIADSRPLTLTGGMPFAGGPFNNYVFQASCRAAELLRARGNGSALVSSVSGMLTKQGFGLWATAPGPRGFVHADVSAAVAAEARTVEVLDTFHGAVKVAGYTVLRGRDQGARGVALVDTANGARVLTRSDDAALIARLECDEYVGRVMQVEGTLLKEQSA, from the coding sequence ATGAGACTCAGCCCCTCGCTCACCCCGGTGCTGGTCGGCATCGGCGTCACCTCCCGCCGCGAAGATGATTGGACGGCTGCCCTCGAACCCATGGACCTCATGTTGGAGGCCGTGCAAGCGGCCGGCATCGACGCCGGCAGCGCTGAACTCGTGGCCGGCACGCAATATATCGGCGTGCCGCGTGGGCGCTGGAGCTATCGCAATCCGGCCGGCGAGCTGGCCCGCGCCATTGGCGCCCGCCACGCCACCACGGTGCTGGCCAGCGTCGGGGTATTGCAGCAGAGCCTGATTGGCGAGGCCTGCGCGCGCATTGCCCGTGGCGAAGCCCATACCACGCTGCTGGCCGGCGCCGACGCCGGCTATCGCTTGTTGCGCGCGCAGTTGGTCGGCACGCAGGCCACGGAACGGTCACAGGACGACGCGCCGGACATCTACCTGGCGCCCAAGGAAGAGCTGTTTCATGCCGTCGAATCGCAGGCCGGCTTTGAAATGCCGGTCGGCCTGTATGCCATTCTCGAGAGCGCCTATCGCGCCCGCCACGGCTGGTCGGTGGCCGCGCACCGCGAGCGCGTGGCGCGCATGCTGGCCGAATTCAGCGCCATCGCCGCCGCCAATCCCCACGCCTGGACACGCACCGTGCAAAGCGTCGAGGCCATCCGCGACGCCGGCCCACGCAACCCCATGCAGGCCTTCCCCTATACGCGCGCCCATTGCTCGACCTGGAATGTCGATCAGGCGGCGGCGCTGTTGTTCTGTTCCGAAGCGCGCGCGCTGGAACTCGGCATTCCTCGCGCGCGCTGGATCTACCCGCTGGCGAGCGTCGAATCGAATCACATGATGACGGTCAGCGCGCGCGCCGACCTGACGCGCTGCATCGGCGCGCGCGTGGCCGGCGCGGCGGCGCTCGCCGCCGCCGACCTGGCCATCGACGACGTGCCGCTGCTCGAACTCTACAGCTGCTTTCCGATCGCGGTCGAAACCTATGCCGAGGCGCTCGGCATCGCGGACTCAAGGCCGCTCACGCTCACCGGCGGCATGCCCTTCGCCGGCGGCCCGTTCAACAACTACGTGTTCCAGGCGAGCTGTCGCGCCGCCGAGTTGTTACGTGCGCGCGGCAACGGTAGTGCATTGGTCAGCAGCGTGTCCGGCATGTTGACCAAGCAGGGCTTCGGCTTGTGGGCAACAGCGCCGGGGCCGCGCGGTTTCGTGCACGCCGATGTCAGCGCCGCGGTCGCCGCCGAGGCGCGCACCGTCGAGGTGCTCGACACTTTTCACGGCGCGGTCAAGGTCGCGGGCTACACCGTGCTGCGCGGTCGTGACCAGGGCGCGCGCGGCGTGGCCTTGGTCGACACCGCCAACGGCGCGCGCGTGCTGACCCGCAGCGACGACGCGGCGCTGATCGCACGTCTCGAATGCGACGAGTACGTCGGCCGCGTGATGCAGGTCGAAGGCACGCTGCTCAAGGAGCAGTCGGCGTGA
- a CDS encoding acetyl-CoA acetyltransferase: MSAAARTPVLVGVGIATRREDDPRRALEPLDLMQEAVAAAGRDCGQPAALAGVTRIAVPRGRWQYRNPAGEIARHIGANQVTTVLSTVGVLQQTLLGDACAAIARGEAHTTLVTGADAGYRLLRAQLAGIELRDREQHDEPDVFIAPKDELRHPLELRAGLKMPVGLYAMLESAFRARHGWRVDEHRDLLAALYARFSATAAANPHAWHREAWSAADIRDAGARNPMQAFPYTRRHVSTWNVDQAAALLFCSVERATALGIPASHWVYPLASSESNHMVPVSARADLSRCAGAGIAGRAVLEPFGLNAQDIGLIEFYSCFPVAVETYAEALSVPLSRSLTVTGGMPFAGGPYNNYVLQATARSAELLRQRADGMALVGSVSGVLTKQGFGLWSRRPSPMSFLHVDVSGEVAAAMATVEVRAHYTGSAELAGYTVLHGRDSRPRGVALLNTPAGQRVLASTDDAALVAAMQSEEWVGRRCEVDGERLKLPSA, from the coding sequence GTGAGCGCCGCGGCCCGCACGCCGGTCCTGGTCGGCGTGGGCATTGCCACGCGCCGCGAAGACGACCCGCGTCGCGCGCTGGAACCGCTGGACCTCATGCAGGAGGCGGTCGCCGCCGCGGGCCGCGACTGCGGCCAGCCGGCAGCGCTCGCCGGCGTCACGCGCATCGCCGTGCCGCGCGGGCGCTGGCAGTACCGCAATCCGGCCGGCGAAATTGCGCGACACATCGGCGCGAACCAGGTCACCACGGTGCTCTCCACCGTCGGCGTGCTGCAGCAGACCCTGCTCGGCGACGCCTGCGCGGCCATCGCGCGTGGCGAGGCCCACACCACGCTCGTGACCGGCGCCGACGCCGGCTATCGGCTGCTGCGCGCGCAGCTGGCCGGTATCGAATTGCGTGATCGCGAGCAGCACGACGAACCCGATGTGTTCATCGCGCCCAAGGACGAGCTGCGCCACCCGCTGGAACTGCGCGCCGGCCTCAAGATGCCTGTCGGTCTGTACGCGATGCTGGAGAGCGCCTTTCGCGCGCGCCATGGCTGGCGCGTCGATGAGCATCGCGATCTCCTGGCAGCACTCTACGCGCGCTTCAGCGCGACGGCCGCCGCCAATCCCCATGCCTGGCATCGCGAAGCCTGGTCGGCCGCCGACATTCGCGATGCCGGCGCGCGCAATCCCATGCAAGCCTTTCCCTATACACGGCGACATGTGTCGACCTGGAATGTCGACCAGGCCGCCGCGCTGTTGTTCTGTTCCGTCGAACGCGCGACGGCGCTGGGCATTCCGGCGTCGCACTGGGTCTACCCGCTGGCCAGCAGCGAGTCGAACCACATGGTGCCGGTGTCGGCGCGCGCCGACCTGTCGCGCTGTGCGGGCGCGGGCATCGCCGGGCGCGCGGTGCTCGAGCCCTTCGGGCTCAACGCGCAGGACATCGGCCTCATCGAGTTCTACAGCTGCTTTCCGGTCGCGGTGGAAACCTATGCGGAAGCACTGTCGGTGCCGCTGTCGCGCTCGCTCACGGTGACCGGCGGCATGCCCTTTGCCGGCGGGCCGTACAACAACTACGTGCTGCAGGCGACGGCGCGCAGCGCCGAATTGCTGCGCCAACGCGCCGACGGCATGGCGCTGGTGGGCAGCGTATCGGGCGTGTTGACCAAGCAGGGCTTCGGCCTGTGGTCGCGCCGCCCATCGCCGATGTCCTTCTTGCACGTCGATGTGAGCGGCGAAGTGGCGGCGGCGATGGCCACCGTCGAGGTGCGCGCGCACTATACCGGCAGCGCCGAGCTTGCCGGCTACACCGTGCTGCACGGGCGCGACAGCCGGCCACGCGGCGTGGCGCTGCTGAACACCCCCGCCGGACAACGCGTGCTCGCCAGCACCGACGACGCGGCGCTCGTCGCCGCCATGCAAAGCGAGGAATGGGTCGGACGCCGCTGCGAGGTCGACGGCGAGCGTCTCAAACTCCCGTCCGCGTGA
- a CDS encoding MMPL family transporter, with the protein MNFRLAHWIMARRGAVSIAFVILTLVFMGGLPTVQIKTVFKDLLPMDDPFVKLYLAHPTFGNPMTMAIMVKRKNGDIYHSDTLHKVWNLTRDIDKAPSIDHDQIISIATEKLRYAEATSEGVDSKPVMNDWVPNTDAEMLDFKRRVNMSINARAYFISPDESATLINAAFQDTIEYGESFAYVQKLVEAARDENHDVYLVGQPVLTAWVYKLQKQTYAIFGVTVGALVLALVFYMRNIAGVVTPIVCTLAAGLWGFGFIGWLGRPIEPLLMIVPLLLVARSFSHCVQFIERYYEVLMHLKDRVKAAEVTMGLMMAPSVLGIMTDVCGIVFIAIAPIRTMINHAIFCGMWALWIIPTGVFMCAILLSYLPVPRNMEEIIGGKDNESGIHLLQDRLLHRMSRLTFGPSARWTALVVILISAYAGYLGSQIKIGNPVEGSNLLWPDSEFNTGVRAVNAHFPGSNTLEIVLESKTDNIDYRVALQPDAVKVRTELQRALEADATMPPRATLSFTDYMSETTRLVAGGNPKWAQFNLDPDTVHSVGFATQLGTNTINFGHVANFTFQHSTVSAWYKDNKQETVDAALDAARRAVAAVGEDHPDFKVRLATGVISLQQAMNNVVERYHTIIMVMVNLAVMVLAICAYRSLVAAIILLIPVNLSNIYLVAAMQMLGVGLDVNAGIVAVMGVGVGIDYGIYLLSRIVEEYSAHGHDVKKAINAAMTTTGKAIMFTSSIMLVGILPWYFLSDLKFMADMGILLVAVMLINMLLSLIVLPLLVWFIQPKFMKRTDLMLGENIDLAQFAAKVDGV; encoded by the coding sequence ATGAATTTCCGTCTTGCCCATTGGATCATGGCGCGCCGTGGCGCGGTCAGCATTGCCTTCGTGATCCTCACCCTGGTCTTCATGGGCGGTCTGCCCACGGTCCAGATCAAGACCGTGTTCAAAGACCTGCTGCCGATGGACGACCCCTTCGTCAAGCTCTACCTGGCCCATCCGACCTTCGGCAACCCGATGACCATGGCCATCATGGTCAAGCGCAAGAACGGCGACATCTACCACTCCGATACGTTGCACAAGGTGTGGAACCTGACGCGCGACATCGACAAGGCGCCGAGCATCGATCACGACCAGATCATTTCCATCGCGACCGAGAAGCTGCGCTATGCCGAGGCCACCTCCGAGGGCGTCGACTCCAAGCCGGTGATGAACGACTGGGTGCCGAACACCGACGCCGAGATGCTGGACTTCAAGCGGCGCGTGAACATGTCCATCAACGCGCGCGCCTACTTCATCTCGCCGGACGAGAGCGCGACGCTGATCAACGCCGCGTTTCAAGACACCATCGAATACGGTGAGTCCTTCGCCTACGTGCAGAAGCTGGTCGAGGCGGCGCGCGACGAGAATCATGACGTCTACCTGGTCGGGCAGCCGGTGCTGACCGCCTGGGTCTACAAGCTGCAGAAGCAGACCTACGCCATCTTCGGTGTGACGGTCGGCGCGTTGGTGCTGGCGCTGGTCTTCTACATGCGCAACATCGCCGGCGTGGTGACGCCCATCGTGTGCACGCTGGCGGCGGGCCTGTGGGGCTTCGGTTTCATCGGCTGGCTGGGAAGGCCCATCGAACCCTTGCTCATGATCGTGCCCTTGCTGCTGGTGGCGCGTTCGTTTTCGCACTGCGTGCAGTTCATCGAGCGCTACTACGAAGTGCTGATGCACCTCAAGGATCGGGTCAAGGCCGCCGAGGTCACCATGGGCCTCATGATGGCGCCCTCGGTGCTGGGCATCATGACCGACGTGTGCGGCATCGTGTTCATCGCCATCGCGCCGATACGCACCATGATCAACCACGCGATCTTCTGCGGCATGTGGGCGCTGTGGATCATTCCGACCGGCGTGTTCATGTGCGCCATCCTGCTGTCCTACCTGCCGGTGCCGCGCAACATGGAGGAAATCATCGGCGGCAAGGACAATGAGTCCGGCATCCACCTGCTGCAGGATCGATTACTCCATCGCATGTCGCGTCTGACCTTCGGACCCTCCGCGCGCTGGACGGCGCTGGTGGTGATCCTCATCAGCGCCTATGCCGGCTACCTCGGCAGCCAGATCAAGATTGGCAACCCGGTCGAGGGCAGCAACCTGTTGTGGCCGGATTCCGAATTCAACACCGGCGTGCGCGCGGTCAATGCGCATTTCCCGGGCTCCAATACGCTGGAGATCGTGCTGGAGTCCAAGACCGACAACATCGACTACCGCGTGGCCCTGCAACCCGACGCGGTGAAAGTGCGCACCGAGCTGCAGCGCGCGCTGGAAGCCGATGCCACGATGCCGCCGCGCGCGACCCTGTCGTTCACCGATTACATGTCCGAAACCACGCGCCTGGTGGCCGGCGGCAATCCCAAGTGGGCGCAGTTCAATCTCGACCCGGACACCGTGCACTCGGTGGGCTTCGCCACCCAGCTCGGCACCAACACCATCAACTTCGGGCACGTCGCCAATTTCACTTTCCAGCATTCGACGGTGTCGGCCTGGTACAAGGACAACAAGCAGGAAACGGTGGACGCCGCGCTCGATGCCGCGCGCCGCGCGGTGGCGGCGGTCGGTGAAGACCACCCCGACTTCAAGGTGCGCCTCGCGACCGGCGTGATCTCGCTGCAGCAGGCCATGAACAACGTCGTCGAGCGCTATCACACCATCATCATGGTGATGGTGAACCTGGCGGTGATGGTGCTCGCCATCTGCGCCTATCGTTCGCTGGTGGCGGCCATCATCCTGTTGATCCCGGTCAACCTCTCCAACATCTACCTGGTGGCCGCCATGCAGATGCTGGGCGTCGGTCTCGACGTCAATGCCGGCATCGTGGCGGTGATGGGCGTCGGTGTCGGTATCGACTACGGCATCTACCTGTTGTCGCGCATCGTCGAGGAATATTCCGCCCACGGCCATGACGTGAAGAAGGCCATCAACGCCGCCATGACCACCACCGGCAAGGCCATCATGTTCACCTCGAGCATCATGCTGGTCGGCATCCTGCCGTGGTATTTCCTCTCGGATCTGAAATTCATGGCGGACATGGGCATCCTGCTGGTGGCGGTGATGCTCATCAACATGCTGCTGTCGCTGATCGTGCTGCCGTTGCTGGTGTGGTTCATCCAGCCGAAGTTCATGAAGCGCACCGATCTGATGCTCGGCGAGAACATCGACCTCGCGCAGTTCGCCGCCAAGGTCGACGGCGTCTAG
- a CDS encoding LLM class F420-dependent oxidoreductase, with translation MKVGVFSILPDALADPARVARHAEDLGFASYWVPDHTVLPVTYSVSYPGNPHPDTEPDPDYLWQMPDPLIALMRAATATTRIEVGTAVLLVPERHPLHLAKEIASLDSFSGGRFHFGIGAGWNREEAELFGCDFDHRWTQVREAIEVMKSCWTADQSEFHGKYYEVAPVRCYPKPAQRPHPPIYLGSIMFNDEWAKRVFQRIVRYGDGWLPVANSVAQVADGRAQLRELAQQAGRDPDTIRVTVLGATGQWRKRRHIDEFERIGAEQVVIWLNTRSADEQCRELDELAATLLA, from the coding sequence ATGAAAGTCGGTGTGTTTTCCATCCTGCCCGATGCGCTTGCCGATCCGGCGCGGGTCGCCCGTCACGCGGAAGATCTTGGCTTCGCGTCGTACTGGGTGCCCGATCACACCGTGCTGCCGGTCACCTACTCGGTGTCCTATCCCGGCAATCCCCATCCCGACACCGAACCCGATCCCGATTACCTGTGGCAGATGCCCGACCCTTTGATTGCGCTGATGCGTGCCGCCACCGCCACCACCCGCATCGAAGTGGGCACCGCCGTGCTGCTGGTGCCGGAACGCCATCCGCTGCACCTCGCCAAGGAAATCGCCTCGCTCGACAGCTTCAGCGGCGGCCGCTTCCACTTCGGCATCGGCGCCGGCTGGAACCGCGAAGAGGCGGAGCTGTTCGGCTGCGACTTCGACCACCGCTGGACGCAGGTGCGTGAAGCAATTGAAGTCATGAAGTCGTGCTGGACCGCCGACCAATCGGAGTTCCATGGCAAGTATTACGAGGTCGCGCCGGTGCGCTGCTATCCCAAGCCCGCCCAGCGTCCGCATCCGCCCATCTACCTCGGCAGCATCATGTTCAACGACGAATGGGCCAAGCGCGTGTTCCAGCGCATCGTGCGCTACGGCGACGGCTGGTTGCCGGTCGCCAACAGCGTGGCGCAGGTGGCGGACGGTCGGGCGCAGCTGCGCGAGCTTGCGCAGCAGGCCGGCCGCGATCCCGACACGATCCGTGTGACGGTGTTGGGCGCGACAGGACAATGGCGCAAACGACGACATATCGATGAATTCGAACGCATCGGCGCGGAGCAGGTGGTGATCTGGCTCAATACGCGCAGCGCCGACGAGCAATGTCGCGAGCTCGACGAACTCGCGGCCACGCTGCTCGCCTGA
- a CDS encoding TIGR03617 family F420-dependent LLM class oxidoreductase, producing MKLETLLPLGKVDPGLREPGTPFDIHAVAGDARLVEALGYDNLMFEETKHDPYVVMALAAQATTTLGIGTAVAIAFPRSPTVTAMSAWTLQKLSGGRFTLGLGTQVRAHIERRYGMAWSAPGPWMREYVEAVRAVWAGWQHGRQPRFEGRHYRINLSVPLFDPGPLEHPDIPIHVAAVNPYMCQVAGEVADGLRPHPVCTPHYIREVMWPAVRAGAARRGRKLDDFALSIKPLIATAPDAETLAERIRDVRARVAFYASTPAYRAAFAAHGLGDLADELKHLSRAQRWEQMPSYISDEVLNEYACVATYDDIAELLARRYGGLVSNVEFSIPVRNEHDAELLRGMIARLRAA from the coding sequence ATGAAACTCGAAACCCTGCTGCCGCTCGGCAAGGTCGACCCGGGACTACGCGAGCCGGGTACGCCGTTCGACATCCACGCCGTCGCCGGCGATGCGCGCCTGGTGGAAGCGCTGGGCTACGACAATCTCATGTTCGAGGAGACCAAGCACGATCCCTACGTGGTGATGGCGCTCGCCGCGCAGGCCACCACCACGCTCGGCATCGGCACGGCGGTCGCGATCGCCTTTCCGCGCAGTCCCACCGTCACCGCCATGAGCGCCTGGACCTTGCAGAAATTGTCCGGCGGCCGCTTCACGCTGGGGCTCGGCACCCAGGTGCGCGCGCATATCGAACGTCGTTACGGCATGGCGTGGTCGGCGCCCGGGCCATGGATGCGCGAATATGTCGAGGCCGTGCGCGCGGTGTGGGCGGGCTGGCAGCACGGCCGCCAACCGCGCTTCGAGGGGCGGCATTATCGAATCAACCTGTCGGTGCCGCTGTTCGACCCCGGCCCGCTGGAACACCCCGACATTCCCATCCACGTGGCGGCGGTCAACCCTTACATGTGCCAGGTGGCGGGCGAGGTGGCCGATGGCCTGCGTCCGCACCCGGTATGCACGCCGCACTACATCCGCGAAGTGATGTGGCCGGCCGTGCGTGCCGGCGCGGCGCGGCGCGGCCGCAAGCTGGATGACTTCGCGCTCAGCATCAAGCCGCTCATCGCCACCGCGCCCGATGCCGAAACCCTCGCCGAACGTATCCGCGACGTGCGCGCGCGGGTGGCGTTCTATGCGTCCACCCCGGCCTACCGCGCGGCGTTCGCCGCCCATGGTCTGGGCGACCTGGCGGACGAACTCAAGCACCTGTCGCGCGCGCAGCGCTGGGAACAAATGCCGAGTTACATTTCCGACGAGGTGCTGAACGAGTACGCCTGCGTGGCGACCTATGACGACATCGCCGAGCTGTTGGCGCGCCGCTATGGCGGCCTGGTCAGCAACGTGGAGTTCAGCATTCCGGTGCGCAACGAGCACGACGCCGAGCTGTTGCGCGGCATGATCGCGCGCCTGCGCGCGGCGTGA
- the dctP gene encoding TRAP transporter substrate-binding protein DctP: MAVTLALLGKPPAAHALELRMLMSWDESYPVVRQMAERYARKVDEASGGEVTFTLTGPDSIPAFEQLPPVSLGIFDLLFTHGAFHLDVTGIGLALDAIEADPGTLHSAGLWDAVDAAYQRHGLKLLAIPVASSGYQVFLREPLTASCSLAGRTIRAAPAYEHLLESLGARPVSLPIAAVHDALRDKTIDGVAWSTIGAAQFKWYEVNRYIMRPTFGVASHLLLMNLDTWRNLPLDLQRLLLEQGAKLEQKAVTRLKKVAAAEMNDLNVTGMQITSLCDKGARQVKREWARGVWALAGENPGDEVRELHALALKAGVTPPDDEAAARHDEPPAAAPGSDNAGPAPATEVSP, from the coding sequence GTGGCTGTGACCCTGGCCCTGCTGGGCAAGCCGCCCGCCGCCCACGCCCTCGAACTGCGCATGCTCATGTCGTGGGATGAAAGCTACCCGGTAGTACGGCAGATGGCCGAACGCTACGCGCGCAAGGTCGACGAGGCATCGGGCGGCGAAGTGACGTTCACCCTCACCGGGCCGGACAGCATCCCGGCCTTCGAACAATTGCCGCCGGTGTCGCTGGGTATTTTCGATCTGCTGTTCACCCACGGCGCCTTTCATCTCGACGTCACCGGCATCGGCCTCGCGCTTGACGCCATCGAAGCCGATCCCGGCACCTTGCACAGCGCCGGCCTGTGGGACGCGGTCGACGCGGCTTATCAGAGGCACGGACTGAAACTGCTCGCGATCCCGGTGGCGAGCAGCGGCTACCAGGTATTCCTGCGCGAACCGCTGACCGCGAGCTGCTCACTGGCAGGCCGCACCATACGTGCCGCGCCCGCCTACGAACATTTGCTCGAAAGCCTGGGCGCGCGGCCGGTGTCGCTGCCCATCGCGGCGGTGCACGACGCGCTGCGCGACAAGACCATCGATGGCGTGGCGTGGTCGACCATCGGCGCGGCGCAATTCAAGTGGTATGAAGTCAACCGCTACATCATGCGCCCGACGTTCGGCGTCGCCAGCCACCTGTTGCTGATGAACCTCGACACGTGGCGGAACCTGCCGCTCGATCTGCAGCGACTGCTGCTCGAACAGGGCGCCAAGCTCGAGCAGAAGGCCGTCACGAGGCTCAAGAAAGTGGCGGCCGCTGAAATGAACGATTTGAACGTCACCGGCATGCAGATCACCTCGCTGTGCGACAAGGGCGCGCGCCAGGTGAAACGCGAATGGGCGCGCGGCGTGTGGGCGCTGGCCGGCGAAAACCCGGGCGACGAAGTGCGCGAGCTGCATGCGCTGGCCTTGAAAGCCGGCGTCACGCCGCCGGACGATGAGGCAGCGGCGCGGCACGACGAGCCGCCGGCCGCCGCGCCCGGCAGCGACAACGCCGGCCCTGCGCCGGCCACGGAGGTCTCACCTTGA
- a CDS encoding RDD family protein: MRCVASIIDTVLVIAIIVPLGWSQLRSAFDPARPLSMQGDGLLGFLVNWVLLPAAVVLFWRFRGGTPGKMAIGAEIVDADTLGPASNVQLVVRYLGYFVSTLVFGLGFLWIAWDSRKQGWHDKLARTVVIKRRQTAPP, translated from the coding sequence ATGCGCTGCGTGGCGAGCATCATCGATACGGTGCTGGTGATTGCCATCATCGTACCGCTCGGCTGGTCACAACTGCGCTCGGCCTTTGACCCCGCGCGCCCGCTCAGCATGCAGGGCGACGGCCTGTTGGGCTTCCTGGTCAACTGGGTTCTGCTGCCGGCCGCGGTGGTGTTGTTCTGGCGTTTTCGCGGCGGCACGCCGGGCAAGATGGCAATCGGCGCCGAAATAGTCGACGCCGACACGCTGGGACCAGCGAGCAACGTGCAACTGGTGGTGCGCTATCTCGGTTACTTCGTTTCCACGCTGGTGTTCGGCCTCGGCTTCCTGTGGATAGCCTGGGACAGCCGCAAGCAGGGTTGGCACGACAAGCTCGCCCGCACGGTGGTGATCAAGCGGCGACAAACGGCCCCACCATGA
- the recQ gene encoding DNA helicase RecQ produces MLRRALAVLKDTYGYSAFRGHQGEAIGCALNGVDCVVLMPTGGGKSLCYQIPPLVSGGCALVVSPLIALMQDQVAALERLGVAAACLNSSMGSAEQAAVLRRLRDGQLRLLYVAPERVLQARTVEALRAASICLIAIDEAHCVSQWGHDFRQDYLELGALAEHFPGVPRMALTATADERTRADIAARLGLEAPHWFIGGFDRPNIRYTVRARGNARTQFESFLAQFRGQAGIVYCMTRRKVEETADALCAAGFNALPYHAGLDAQLRAHNQTRFLREDGLVMVATIAFGMGIDKPDVRFVAHLDLPKSVESYYQETGRAGRDGEAAEAWMVYGLQDVVRLRQMVDESPSSEEHKRVERHKLDALLGWCEATSCRRLPLLEYFGESHGEPCGNCDNCLEPPATFDATEDARKLLSCVYRTGQRFGAAHVIDVLRGVDNDKVRQHQHSELSTFGIGSEHSVLHWRSVLRQLMVRGVLVADVERFGALRLEADARALLRGETRLFLREDIAVAKMPRRKAAAVAGEVPLAPEDEALWDQLRACRKRLADADGVPPYVVFHDRTLKEMATRRPSTLSAMLNITGVGQAKLERYGSDFLAVLNAHL; encoded by the coding sequence ATGCTGAGACGCGCGCTCGCCGTCCTCAAGGACACCTACGGTTACTCGGCGTTTCGCGGCCACCAGGGCGAGGCCATCGGCTGCGCACTGAACGGCGTCGACTGCGTGGTGTTGATGCCGACCGGCGGCGGCAAATCGCTGTGCTACCAGATCCCGCCCCTGGTGAGCGGCGGCTGCGCGCTGGTGGTGTCGCCGCTCATCGCCCTCATGCAGGACCAGGTCGCGGCGCTCGAACGCCTGGGCGTGGCGGCGGCCTGCTTGAACTCCAGCATGGGCAGCGCCGAACAGGCGGCGGTGCTGCGGCGTCTGCGCGATGGCCAGTTGCGCTTGCTGTACGTGGCGCCGGAGCGGGTGTTGCAAGCGCGCACGGTGGAAGCCTTGCGCGCCGCCAGCATTTGCCTCATCGCCATCGACGAAGCCCATTGCGTCTCGCAGTGGGGACACGATTTCCGTCAGGACTACCTGGAGCTCGGCGCGCTAGCCGAACACTTTCCCGGCGTGCCGCGCATGGCACTGACCGCCACCGCCGACGAACGCACGCGCGCCGACATCGCCGCGCGACTCGGCCTCGAAGCGCCGCACTGGTTCATCGGCGGCTTCGATCGTCCCAACATCCGCTACACGGTGCGCGCGCGCGGCAATGCGCGCACGCAGTTCGAGAGCTTTCTCGCCCAGTTCCGCGGCCAGGCCGGCATCGTCTACTGCATGACGCGTCGCAAGGTCGAGGAGACCGCCGACGCGCTGTGCGCGGCGGGCTTCAATGCGCTGCCTTATCACGCCGGCCTCGATGCGCAGCTGCGCGCACACAACCAGACGCGCTTCCTGCGCGAAGACGGCCTCGTCATGGTCGCCACCATCGCCTTCGGCATGGGCATAGACAAGCCCGATGTGCGCTTCGTGGCGCATCTCGATCTGCCCAAGAGCGTGGAGTCCTACTACCAGGAGACCGGTCGCGCCGGGCGCGACGGCGAAGCGGCCGAGGCGTGGATGGTGTACGGCCTGCAGGACGTGGTGCGCCTGCGCCAGATGGTCGACGAATCACCGTCCAGCGAAGAGCACAAGCGCGTCGAGCGGCACAAGCTCGATGCACTGCTCGGCTGGTGCGAGGCGACCAGCTGTCGACGTTTGCCGCTGCTCGAGTATTTCGGCGAAAGCCATGGCGAGCCCTGCGGCAATTGCGACAATTGCCTGGAGCCGCCGGCCACCTTCGACGCCACCGAGGATGCGCGCAAGCTCTTGTCCTGTGTCTACCGCACCGGTCAACGTTTCGGCGCCGCGCATGTCATCGACGTATTGCGCGGCGTCGACAACGACAAGGTGCGCCAGCATCAGCACAGCGAGCTCAGCACGTTCGGCATCGGCAGCGAGCACAGCGTGCTGCACTGGCGCTCGGTGTTGCGCCAGTTGATGGTGCGCGGCGTGCTGGTGGCGGACGTCGAGCGCTTCGGCGCGCTGCGCCTGGAAGCGGATGCGCGCGCGCTGCTGCGCGGCGAGACGCGCTTGTTCCTGCGTGAAGACATCGCGGTCGCCAAGATGCCACGGCGCAAGGCCGCCGCTGTCGCCGGCGAGGTGCCCCTGGCGCCCGAGGACGAAGCGCTGTGGGATCAGCTACGCGCCTGTCGCAAACGCCTGGCCGACGCCGACGGCGTGCCGCCCTACGTGGTATTCCACGATCGGACCTTGAAGGAAATGGCCACGCGTCGCCCCAGCACCTTGAGCGCGATGCTCAACATCACCGGCGTCGGCCAGGCCAAGCTCGAACGCTACGGCAGCGATTTCCTGGCGGTGCTGAATGCTCACTTGTAG